The genome window ATCACCGAACGAGCCATAGATGCTACTTTAAGGGCAGCCCAAGAAGGGATGAGCGAGCTGGAAATGCAAGCTATCTTCAACAGGTCAATTGTATCAGAGGGAGCCATGCCGCTATTGACTTGCATTGGGATAGGGAGCCGCAGCTCTATGATTAACACAATACCTTCGGAACACAAGTTAAGAAAAGGTGACCTGATCAGATTTGACGTGGGATGTGTATTTGAATCTTACTGTTCCGATATTGCACGAATAGCTAGCTTCGGGACACCGTCAACGAAGGCCAAAGAATACTACCAAGCTGTATTAGAAGGGGAGCAGGCTGCTATCAGCATTATTAAACCAGGCACCACTGCTGCAGATGTGTTTGACCGGGCAGTTGAGGTAACGCGGGCAGCTGGAATACCCCATTACGATAGACATCATTGTGGACATGGGATCGGGATTGAGTGTTACGATCTGCCTTCGATAGCAGCTCAAGATACAACCGTGCTCAAAGAAGGAATGGTGGTCAATGTAGAAACTCCCTATTACGAACTTGGTTTTGCCGGACTGCAAGTTGAAGACACCGTTGTGGTGACCAAAGATGGCGTTGAGTATTTAAGCACTTATGACCGCTCCTTGCAGGTTATATAGGTTATATTTTAGGGCACTAGATGGGTATGCCACCTTAATTTAGTGAAGACCTATATAGTTTCAGCAAGGTTTTCAGAACCTACATGGATTAAGCCGCTAACATGGGAGCTGTCCAAGAGATTCCTTTTTATGCAACCTAAGGGCGCGTAAAAGGGAGATAACTTGGATCAACTCATAAAAACTTATCAAAGTGAGGGGGGTAGGGGAAGCAGAGGGATACGCTTAGGATTCAGAGATCTATTAAATAAGGAGTTGAGCAGAA of Bacillota bacterium contains these proteins:
- a CDS encoding aminopeptidase P family protein — its product is MLLNRARAIDVMREYQVDAIVASYAANVNYMSGYRSLSQNLIRDTQVYAVITADEEMKPVVVAPIGDLDCMADKGPNVPVEAYGTFPIYRDSTGEQRPEFGRLWAMHNLEKSATPLDALARALEKLGMDNSRIAVDTIGMTPSVKEELAVKIDKAQIIEGYGLLKKIRMVKTPEEISRLRESARITERAIDATLRAAQEGMSELEMQAIFNRSIVSEGAMPLLTCIGIGSRSSMINTIPSEHKLRKGDLIRFDVGCVFESYCSDIARIASFGTPSTKAKEYYQAVLEGEQAAISIIKPGTTAADVFDRAVEVTRAAGIPHYDRHHCGHGIGIECYDLPSIAAQDTTVLKEGMVVNVETPYYELGFAGLQVEDTVVVTKDGVEYLSTYDRSLQVI